The following coding sequences lie in one Synechococcus sp. CC9902 genomic window:
- the miaB gene encoding tRNA (N6-isopentenyl adenosine(37)-C2)-methylthiotransferase MiaB produces the protein MTATSLKTLTPPSKQGLDQNRRSYWITTFGCQMNKADSERMAGILESMGYCEATAELDADLVLYNTCTIRDNAEQKVYSYLGRQAQRKRDNPNLTLVVAGCVAQQEGESLLRRVPELDLVMGPQHANRLETLLQQVDSGQQVVATEEHHILEDITTARRDSAICGWVNVIYGCNERCTYCVVPSVRGQEQSRRPEAIRLEMEGLAAQGFKEITLLGQNIDAYGRDLPGITAEGRREHTLTDLLHHVHDVEGIERLRFATSHPRYFTERLIDACADLSKVCEHFHIPFQSGDNALLKSMARGYTVERYRRIIDRIRDRMPDASISADVIVGFPGETDAQYRRTLDLIDEIAFDQVNTAAYSPRPNTPAATWDNQLPESVKVERLKEINALVERNARERNIRYQGRTEEVLAEGINPKDPEQLMGRTRTNRLTFFSATSPDGHLYQPGDLVNVRIDAVRSFSLSGTPLPSNALH, from the coding sequence ATGACAGCGACATCCCTGAAAACGTTGACCCCACCGTCTAAACAGGGGCTGGATCAAAACCGTCGCAGCTATTGGATTACCACCTTTGGCTGCCAAATGAACAAAGCCGACTCCGAGCGGATGGCAGGGATCCTCGAGTCGATGGGGTACTGCGAAGCGACAGCAGAACTCGACGCGGATTTGGTTCTCTACAACACCTGCACCATCCGCGATAACGCCGAACAGAAGGTTTACAGCTATTTGGGTCGACAGGCTCAGCGAAAACGGGACAACCCCAACCTCACCCTTGTGGTGGCTGGATGCGTCGCACAACAAGAAGGTGAATCGCTACTCCGTCGTGTGCCTGAGCTGGATCTCGTCATGGGGCCTCAGCACGCCAATCGCCTCGAGACCCTTCTGCAGCAGGTGGATAGCGGGCAGCAGGTTGTCGCCACAGAAGAGCATCACATCCTTGAAGACATCACAACTGCCCGGCGCGACAGCGCTATTTGCGGGTGGGTCAATGTGATTTATGGATGCAATGAACGCTGTACCTACTGCGTTGTGCCATCCGTACGTGGACAAGAACAATCCCGTCGGCCTGAGGCGATCCGACTTGAAATGGAGGGCTTAGCGGCCCAAGGATTTAAAGAAATCACGCTGCTGGGACAAAACATTGATGCCTATGGGCGCGATTTACCTGGGATCACAGCGGAAGGACGCCGTGAACACACCCTGACGGATCTCCTTCACCATGTTCATGACGTCGAGGGAATTGAACGCCTGCGGTTTGCCACGAGTCATCCGAGATATTTCACCGAACGATTAATTGATGCCTGCGCTGACCTTTCCAAAGTCTGCGAACACTTTCATATCCCCTTTCAAAGCGGTGATAACGCCTTGCTGAAGTCGATGGCCCGTGGTTACACCGTGGAGCGCTACCGCAGAATCATCGACCGCATTCGCGATCGGATGCCCGATGCCTCGATTAGCGCTGATGTGATTGTGGGTTTTCCTGGCGAAACAGATGCCCAATACCGTCGAACCTTGGATCTAATTGACGAGATCGCCTTCGATCAGGTGAACACAGCTGCCTATTCACCAAGGCCAAATACCCCCGCTGCTACTTGGGACAATCAGCTCCCAGAAAGCGTGAAGGTCGAGCGTCTCAAGGAAATCAATGCCTTGGTTGAACGCAATGCCCGCGAACGCAATATCCGGTATCAAGGTCGAACGGAAGAGGTTCTCGCCGAGGGCATCAATCCCAAGGACCCTGAACAACTCATGGGTCGTACACGCACTAACCGGCTCACCTTTTTCAGTGCCACATCACCCGATGGGCATCTCTACCAGCCTGGTGATCTTGTGAACGTTCGCATCGATGCGGTGCGTTCCTTTTCTCTGAGCGGCACCCCCCTGCCCAGTAACGCATTGCACTGA
- a CDS encoding D-alanine--D-alanine ligase family protein, translated as MESRPTTIGLVFGGYSGEHEVSIRSATTVIHGLRSGENSQRYRVIPFYIDQEGRWWGEAFANRVLASQKPIEPPHSIETKGFRELPEGSETVQVWYPVLHGPNGEDGTVQGLFQLMRQPFVGAGVLGSAVSMDKLAMKAAFAGAGLSQVPYVGLNASDLGDSARREHVLDRIEAELHYPCFVKPANLGSSVGISKVRNRHELETGLDHAAQLDPRLVVEQGVDARELECAVLGRHQLRSSVVGEVRFDADWYDYTTKYTAGLSTTVIPAELPEGVAERVQQQALEACAALGVVGMARVDFFYDNTSHQLWINEINTLPGFTSQSMYPMLWEASGVTLDQLVHKLVQSAGE; from the coding sequence ATGGAGTCGCGACCCACAACGATCGGTCTTGTTTTTGGCGGCTACTCCGGCGAGCACGAGGTCTCCATTCGGTCAGCGACCACCGTCATCCATGGTCTGCGAAGCGGTGAAAACAGTCAGCGCTACCGCGTGATTCCGTTCTATATCGACCAGGAAGGTCGCTGGTGGGGGGAGGCGTTCGCCAATCGTGTCTTGGCGAGTCAAAAGCCCATCGAGCCGCCTCATTCCATCGAAACCAAAGGATTTAGAGAGCTTCCCGAGGGCAGTGAAACCGTTCAGGTGTGGTACCCGGTTTTGCATGGACCCAACGGAGAAGACGGAACTGTTCAAGGCTTGTTTCAGCTGATGCGTCAACCCTTTGTTGGTGCAGGAGTCCTTGGATCAGCAGTGAGCATGGACAAGCTTGCGATGAAAGCAGCGTTCGCTGGTGCTGGCCTGTCTCAAGTGCCTTACGTCGGCCTCAATGCTTCCGATCTCGGTGATTCCGCCCGGCGTGAACATGTTTTGGATCGGATCGAAGCCGAACTGCACTACCCATGCTTTGTGAAGCCAGCGAATCTCGGCTCGTCCGTGGGGATCAGCAAAGTGCGCAACCGTCATGAGCTGGAAACAGGCCTCGACCATGCGGCGCAGCTCGACCCTCGGCTGGTGGTGGAACAGGGCGTTGATGCCCGAGAGCTGGAGTGCGCTGTTCTCGGGCGACATCAGCTTCGATCGTCTGTTGTTGGAGAAGTTCGCTTCGACGCGGATTGGTATGACTACACAACGAAATACACCGCCGGACTAAGTACAACGGTGATCCCGGCTGAGCTACCGGAAGGTGTCGCAGAGCGTGTTCAGCAACAAGCCCTCGAAGCCTGTGCAGCACTGGGCGTTGTTGGAATGGCCCGGGTGGATTTTTTCTACGACAACACCAGTCATCAACTCTGGATCAATGAGATCAATACCCTGCCCGGCTTCACAAGTCAGAGCATGTACCCCATGCTCTGGGAGGCCAGTGGAGTAACACTCGACCAGCTCGTGCACAAACTGGTTCAATCAGCAGGAGAATGA
- a CDS encoding cell division protein FtsQ/DivIB, translated as MTPKSDRTVASRTERSQRPLSPQLARRRELRQRKRRELAVQTWRVVICLLLGNGLGWLLLRHGWTMDSIDNIVISGDSGLRAEQVAQAGQLSFPQPLFQLSPAELERQLLRDLPVQSATVERRLHPARIEVHLLRQTPVARATRQQAGLRERGMVDSDARWIPLSANSTMPTPLSAITVHGWRLSQRPAIAQLLQDRNRFQGKLQTITVHPDGAISLRTSSTGRIDLGQDRGRLNEQIDAIVQLRRTLPPELLKPNQGYLDLTNPDRPELQLPVTSVPAEEAPIP; from the coding sequence TTGACCCCGAAGTCAGACCGGACTGTGGCATCCCGCACTGAACGATCACAACGTCCCCTCTCTCCGCAACTCGCACGGCGTCGAGAACTGCGCCAGCGCAAACGCCGAGAGCTTGCTGTTCAAACATGGCGTGTGGTGATTTGTCTATTGCTCGGCAACGGCCTTGGCTGGTTGTTGTTGCGCCATGGATGGACCATGGACAGCATCGACAACATTGTGATCAGCGGTGATTCAGGCCTCAGAGCTGAACAAGTGGCCCAAGCGGGGCAGTTGTCTTTTCCTCAGCCTTTATTTCAACTGAGTCCTGCGGAGCTGGAGCGCCAACTTCTCCGCGACCTTCCGGTGCAATCAGCAACCGTCGAAAGGCGCCTCCATCCAGCCCGCATCGAAGTCCATCTGCTGCGTCAAACGCCGGTGGCTCGTGCGACACGACAACAAGCGGGATTACGAGAGCGCGGAATGGTCGATTCCGACGCTCGTTGGATCCCCCTCAGTGCTAACTCGACAATGCCCACGCCGTTATCGGCCATCACCGTTCATGGCTGGAGGCTGTCTCAACGACCCGCCATTGCCCAACTCCTTCAAGATCGCAACCGATTTCAAGGCAAGCTCCAAACCATCACGGTGCATCCCGATGGAGCAATCAGCTTGCGGACCAGCAGCACCGGTCGCATCGACCTCGGACAAGATCGCGGACGATTAAATGAACAAATTGACGCCATCGTTCAGCTGAGACGAACCCTGCCGCCGGAGTTATTGAAGCCGAATCAGGGTTACCTCGATCTCACAAATCCCGACCGCCCCGAGCTTCAGCTACCCGTGACATCTGTTCCCGCTGAAGAAGCCCCAATCCCTTGA
- the ftsZ gene encoding cell division protein FtsZ — protein MQPHITQSAEAMEMASGRTSLESAGIQPSQSARIEVIGVGGGGSNAVNRMILSDLDGVAYRVLNTDAQALIQSQAIHRLQLGQTLTRGLGAGGNPTIGQKAAEESRTDLHDSLQGADLVFIAAGMGGGTGTGAAPVVAEVAREIGALTVGIVTKPFSFEGRRRMRQADEGIARLAEHVDTLIVIPNDRLRDAIAGSPLQEAFRSADDVLRMGVKGISDIITCPGLVNVDFADVRSVMTEAGTALLGIGIGSGRSRAIEAAQAAIASPLLETERIDGAKGCVINISGGKDMTLEDMTTASEVIYDVVDPEANIIVGAVVDEALEGEIHVTVIATGFENNKTYRSERTNRVSSNPLSPQIAEENGARIPEFLRRRQQETENQS, from the coding sequence ATGCAGCCACACATCACTCAATCTGCCGAAGCGATGGAGATGGCGAGCGGTCGAACCTCCTTAGAAAGTGCTGGTATTCAACCCAGCCAGTCGGCTCGCATCGAGGTCATCGGCGTCGGTGGTGGCGGAAGCAATGCGGTGAACCGCATGATCCTGAGCGACCTTGATGGCGTCGCTTATCGCGTTCTCAATACGGATGCGCAAGCGCTGATCCAGTCGCAGGCCATTCACCGCCTGCAACTCGGCCAAACCTTGACCCGAGGACTAGGTGCCGGCGGCAACCCCACCATCGGCCAAAAAGCTGCGGAAGAATCCCGCACCGATCTGCATGATTCGCTGCAAGGCGCCGATTTGGTGTTCATCGCGGCTGGCATGGGCGGCGGAACAGGAACGGGTGCTGCCCCCGTTGTCGCGGAAGTCGCCCGTGAGATTGGTGCCCTCACCGTCGGCATCGTCACAAAACCCTTCAGCTTTGAAGGGCGTCGGCGCATGCGCCAGGCCGATGAAGGAATTGCTCGGTTAGCTGAGCACGTCGACACTCTGATTGTGATTCCGAACGATCGCCTCCGTGATGCAATCGCAGGCTCACCGCTTCAAGAAGCATTCCGCAGCGCTGACGACGTTTTGCGGATGGGTGTCAAAGGCATTAGCGACATCATTACTTGCCCTGGCCTTGTCAACGTTGACTTTGCCGATGTCCGCTCGGTGATGACCGAAGCCGGAACAGCACTTCTCGGCATTGGCATCGGGTCTGGTCGTTCCCGTGCGATCGAAGCAGCACAAGCGGCAATCGCCAGCCCACTTCTGGAAACAGAACGCATCGATGGAGCGAAGGGCTGTGTCATCAACATCAGCGGTGGCAAGGACATGACCCTTGAGGACATGACCACAGCCTCTGAAGTGATTTACGACGTGGTGGATCCAGAAGCCAACATCATTGTTGGTGCCGTCGTTGATGAAGCGCTTGAAGGAGAGATTCACGTCACCGTGATCGCTACAGGCTTCGAAAACAACAAGACCTATCGCTCTGAACGCACAAATCGCGTCTCCAGCAATCCTTTATCGCCGCAAATCGCGGAGGAAAATGGAGCCCGGATTCCTGAGTTTTTAAGACGCCGGCAACAGGAAACCGAAAACCAGAGCTGA
- the panB gene encoding 3-methyl-2-oxobutanoate hydroxymethyltransferase produces the protein MRPFDLIRFKQSGRPITMLTAWDCLSAALVEAAGADVVLVGDSLGMVALGHATTLPVTLDQMLHHTLAVARGFTASHDQQPLLVCDLPFLSYQCGPDLAVAAAGKLLKESSAAAVKLEGADPEIVAVVDRLVRMGIPVMGHLGLTPQAVHRLGYRRQALDPVSQDRLIEQALTLEKTGCFALVLEHVPSELAARARHELGIPVIGIGAGDDCDGQVRVTADLLGLTPHQPPFSPPQLNGRQLCIEALRGWIQEHQSSSPTTAPPQAEPDC, from the coding sequence ATGCGTCCCTTCGACCTGATCCGTTTCAAGCAGAGCGGACGCCCAATCACCATGCTGACGGCTTGGGATTGCTTGTCGGCTGCCCTCGTTGAGGCGGCTGGGGCCGACGTGGTTTTGGTGGGTGATTCGTTGGGGATGGTGGCGCTGGGCCATGCCACAACGCTGCCAGTCACCCTCGATCAAATGCTGCATCACACCCTGGCTGTAGCCAGAGGGTTTACGGCATCCCATGACCAGCAGCCGCTGCTCGTTTGTGACTTGCCCTTCCTTAGCTATCAATGCGGTCCAGACCTTGCTGTGGCTGCCGCAGGAAAACTGCTCAAAGAATCCTCCGCAGCGGCGGTGAAACTAGAGGGAGCAGATCCCGAGATCGTGGCTGTGGTGGACCGGCTAGTGCGAATGGGCATCCCGGTCATGGGTCACTTGGGCCTGACGCCTCAAGCGGTGCATCGTTTGGGGTACCGACGCCAAGCCCTGGATCCAGTGAGTCAAGACCGGCTGATCGAACAGGCCTTGACCCTGGAAAAAACAGGTTGTTTTGCCCTCGTGCTGGAGCATGTCCCCAGTGAGCTGGCCGCGCGAGCAAGGCATGAGCTCGGAATTCCTGTGATTGGCATTGGCGCCGGAGACGACTGCGATGGGCAGGTCCGTGTCACAGCAGATCTCTTGGGCCTGACCCCACATCAACCTCCATTCAGCCCCCCCCAATTGAATGGACGCCAGCTTTGTATTGAGGCCCTCAGGGGCTGGATACAGGAGCACCAGAGCAGCTCTCCCACCACAGCACCACCTCAAGCAGAACCCGATTGCTGA